Genomic window (Acidimicrobiia bacterium):
CGCCTGGGCGAGGACCTCCCGGGCGGCGCGCTCGCCCGACTCGAGGGCGCCGTCCATGTAGCCGTTCCAGCGCGTCGCGGTCTCCGCCCCGGCCCAACGGACGCGTCCGACGGGCGCGCGCAAGGCGGGTCCGTACTGCGTCCACACACCGGTCGGGAAGTGCGCGCCGTAACAGCCGCGTGTCCACTCCTCGGCGGACCAGTCGAGCTCGACGTAGTCGACGCACCGGCGCGCGCGATCGCCGAACAGGCCGACGAGCGAACCCAGGACGGCGTCCCGACGTTCCCCGGCCGGGACGAACCCGAGCCGGCGCGCCTCGGCACCTTCGAGGAACGCGACGAGGATCCCGGGCCGGCCGGACGGCGGCGAGTTGTCGAACGTGATCTTCACCGGGCCGTTGGTGCTCGTCGCCTGACCCGTGAGCCCGTCGTCGCGCCAGAACGGCGCGTCGTACACGACGTTGATCTTCGTCACCGAGCCGGCGGGAACGCGCTGCAGCAGCTGGTCGAGGTACGCGGGCAGCGGCGGGTCGAACGCGATGCGACCGGCCAGCGTCGGCGGGACGGCGACGATCGCATGGCGCGCGTCGACGAGCGCGTCGTCGGTCAGCGCGATCACGCTGTCCTCGCGTTGCTCGATGCGCCGGACCGGCGAGCGCAGCCGGACACGGTCGCCGAGTGCGTCCGCCATGCGCAGCGCGACGAGCTGGGAACCGCCGACGACGCGGTCCTGCTGCGCGCCGCCGCGCGTGCCGGCGAGCATGTCGACACCGCCACCCGAGTGCGTGTACAGCAGCGCGTGCAGCAACGAGAAGTCGGACGGCTCCGCGGCGAACACGGCTGACGAGTAGACCCGGAACAGGTCGCGCGCCTTCGCGGTGAGCGCGTTCCGGCGGATCCACGTCTCGAACGTCTGCCCGTCCCACCGCGGGGCGTGTCTCGCGGCCCAGGGGGCGTCGAGCGGGACCTGTCGCGCCATCCGGTCGAAGCGCAGCTGGGCCTGGGCCATGTCGGCGAGCACGAGCGGGCTGATGCGCGGGATCGTCCCGCGGTAGCGCGTCGTCGTCGGGCCCGTCTCCAGCACGTTGTCGCCCGTGTCGTACGTCGGGAACGTCTCGAGCCCGAGCTCGCGGACGCGCCGCGCGATCCGGTCCTGGGTCGGGCCGATCCACTGCCCGCCGACCTCCACGACCGTGCCGTCTGCGAACGCATGGTTGAGGGTGCGGCCGCCGACACGATCACGGGCCTCGAGGACGACGACCTCACGTCCCTCGCCGGCGAGCACCCGCGCGGCCTCCAAGCCGGCGAGCCCTGCACCGAGCACGACGACATCGGTCTCGATCCGCTCCACCATGTGCGTGCAGGATAGGGAGCGCATGACGGCGCCGACGGGCGACGCACCCGGACCGCTGCTCGCTCGCGGGCGCGCCGCGGACGTGTACGCGCTCGATGCTCACCGTGTGCTGCGCCGGTACCGCTCCGACTACGACGCCGAACCCGAGGCACGCCTCATCGAGCACGTGCGCGCGCACGGCTACCCGACCCCTGCGGTGCACGACGTCGACGGACGCGATCTCGTCCTCGCGCGCGTCGACGGACCGACGATGGTCGACGACTTCCTTCGTCACCCGGGCTCGATCCGCGCGCACATCCGAACGCTCGCGGCCCTGCACGCGCAGCTCCACGACATCCCGGCACCGGACTGGCTGGTCGACGAGCCCGCAGGCCCGGGCCCGGCGATCGTCCACCTCGACCTGCACCCGCTGAACGTGCTGCTCA
Coding sequences:
- a CDS encoding phosphotransferase; the protein is MTAPTGDAPGPLLARGRAADVYALDAHRVLRRYRSDYDAEPEARLIEHVRAHGYPTPAVHDVDGRDLVLARVDGPTMVDDFLRHPGSIRAHIRTLAALHAQLHDIPAPDWLVDEPAGPGPAIVHLDLHPLNVLLTRDGPAVIDWTNAGRGPAGVDVALTWLLLRTGEPDDSRVARVAGRLGQPVIARLFRRAADPDGRALRDHLAAAARYRLADHNLRPGE
- a CDS encoding flavin monoamine oxidase family protein, whose amino-acid sequence is MRSLSCTHMVERIETDVVVLGAGLAGLEAARVLAGEGREVVVLEARDRVGGRTLNHAFADGTVVEVGGQWIGPTQDRIARRVRELGLETFPTYDTGDNVLETGPTTTRYRGTIPRISPLVLADMAQAQLRFDRMARQVPLDAPWAARHAPRWDGQTFETWIRRNALTAKARDLFRVYSSAVFAAEPSDFSLLHALLYTHSGGGVDMLAGTRGGAQQDRVVGGSQLVALRMADALGDRVRLRSPVRRIEQREDSVIALTDDALVDARHAIVAVPPTLAGRIAFDPPLPAYLDQLLQRVPAGSVTKINVVYDAPFWRDDGLTGQATSTNGPVKITFDNSPPSGRPGILVAFLEGAEARRLGFVPAGERRDAVLGSLVGLFGDRARRCVDYVELDWSAEEWTRGCYGAHFPTGVWTQYGPALRAPVGRVRWAGAETATRWNGYMDGALESGERAAREVLAQA